GGCGCGCAGCAGGCCGGCATCGTCACCCCGACGTGGGATGGCAAGGATGACAGCGGCAACAGCCTGCCGGATGGCAAGTACACGTTCACGGTAGCGGCGACCGACGACAGCGGCAATGCCGTGACGGCCGATGCGCTGACTTACGGCCAGGTGGGCGGGGTTTCGTATACGACGCAGGGCGTGCGGCTGGATCTGGGCCTGGCCGGCCAGGTCAGCATGCTGGATGTACGCAAGGTTTTGGGCACCTGATAGACAAGGGGCGGCCTGGCGGCCGCCCAGGGCCGGTCTTCCGGCTTCCATCAACTTTCTGAACAAGCGAGAGATCGAATGGGTTTCGGACAAGGACTTAGCGGCCTGGATGCCGCGTCGCAGAATCTGGACGTGATCGGCAACAACATCGCCAACGCGAACACCGTCGGCTTCAAGGCTGCCACCGCCACGTTCGCCGACATTTACGCGACGTCGCGCGTCGGCCTGGGCGTGAAAGTGGCTTCCATCGACCAGCGCTTCACCGTGGGCAACATCACTTCCACCGGCGGGCAGTACGACCTGGCCATCGACGGCGCCAACGGCTTCTTCCGCCTGGTCGACGCCAGCGGCTCGATCAGCTATAGCCGCAATGGCCAGTTCGGCATCGACAAGAACAACAACATCGTCAACGCCGCCGGCCAGCAGCTGACCGGCTACGGCCCCGGCGGCGTCGGCACCGCGCCCATACCGCTGACGCTGCCGACCGCCAATATCGCGCCGGCCGCGACCACTTCGTCCGGCTTCACCGCCAACCTGAACGCCAATGCCGCCGTGATCGACCCGACGGCGACGCCGTTCGACCCTACCAATACGGCGACGTACACGGATTCGCAGCCGATGACGGTGTACGACTCGCTGGGCAATTCGCACCAGCTGACGACGTATTTCGCCAAGCGCGCGGGTACGGGCGGTCCGCCGGCAACCACCAGCGTGTATGACGTTTACTACACCTTGGATGGCCAGGCCATGGCCCCGACGACCGCGACCGCGGCCACGCCACCGGTGTGGGGCGGCGCGACGCAGCTGACGTTCGACAGCTCCGGCCGCCTGACGAATACGCCGCCCACGGTCAACCTGTCGTTCGCCACGCCCGGCGGCGCCGGATCGCCCGCCGCGGCCATGGCCATCACCATGGACTACACCGGTACCTCGCAGTTCGGCGGCGACTTCAAGGCCGATTTCACGCCGAACGGCAACACCACCGGCGAGTTCACCAACATCACGTTCGGCAAGGACGGCAGCATCGTCGCCAACTACAGCAACGGCAAGACGCAGAGCGTCGGTACCGTGGCGCTGGCCAACTTCAACAACGTCAATGGCCTGCAACCCATCGGCGACAACAACTGGAGCGAAACCTCCGAGTCCGGCCAGGCCGTGCTGGGGCAGCCGGGCACCAACGGCCTGGCGACCCTGCAGGGGCAGGCGGTGGAGGAATCCAACGTCAACCTCAGTACCGAACTGGTCAACATGATCGTGGCGCAGCGCACCTACCAGGCGAACACGAACACGATCAAGACGCAGGACCAGGTGCTGCAATCCCTGCTGGCCATCCAGTAAACGCGACCGTCATCGAAGCCCAGGCAGGATAAGAGCGCATGGACCGAGTCATTTACACCGCGATGAACGGCGCTGTCCGGATCAACGAACAGCAGGCCGTTCTGACCAACAACATGGCGAACGTCAATACGCCCGGTTTCCGGGCGCAGATGTCGATGTACCGCTCCGTGCCCGTCAACGACGGGACCAGCCTGCCGACCCGGGTTTCGACGGTCGCCGCCACGCCGCGCAACGATTTCACGCCCGGCGTGATGGATGCGACCGGACGCGATCTGGATGTGGCCGTTACGGGAGACGGCTGGATCGCGGTGCAGACGCCGCAGGGCGAAGCCTATACCCGCGCGGGCGACCTGCAGGTGGGCGTCAACGGCCTGCTGCAAACCGCGCAGGGCATGCCTGTGCTGTCGAACCAGAACGGTCCCATCGATGTGCCGCCCAACGCGACGCTGACCATCGCCACGGACGGCACGATCACCGCCATCGGCGCGGGCGATCCGCCCAACACCATTCTGAACCTGGGGACGATCAAGCTGGTCAGTCCGCCGCTGGCCTCTTTGGTGCATGGCGACGACGGCGTCTTTCGCCGGGTCGCCGCCAACGGCCAGCCGGCGCCGCCGATGCCGGCCGACCCGACGCTGCGCGTCATGCCCGGCGTGCTGGAGGGCAGCAATGCCAACGCCGCGTCGTCCATGGTCGGCATGATCGAAAATTCGCGCCGTTTTGAAATGCAGATGCAGGTCATCCGCGACGCACAGACCAACGAAGACAAGGCCAACTCCTTGCTTTCGGTGGGTTGATTTCCCAGTACGCATACATCGTGACGCGGCCGCGCCGCGCACCCAGGAGCCTTAAACACCATGCTACGTTCGCTCTGGATCGCCAAGACCGGCCTGGAAGGGCAGCAGACTTCGCTGGACGTCATTTCCAACAACCTGGCCAACGTCAATACCAACGGCTTCAAGCGTGGCCGCGCCGTGTTCCAGGATCTGATGTACCAGACCCTGCGCCAGCCCGGCGCCCAGGTCGGCGACGCCAACCAGCTGCCCTCCGGCCTGCAACTGGGTACCGGTACCCGCGTGGCGGCCACCGAGCGCCTGCATACGGAAGGCAACCTGACCAACACCAGCGACCCGATGGATATCGCCATCCAGGGCCAGGGTTTCCTTAACGTGCAATTGCCGGACGGCACCGACGCCTACACTCGCGACGGCGCATTGCAAGTGGACCAGAACGGACAGCTGACCACCGCCGGCGGCCTGGTCATCCAGCCGCCCATCAACGTGCCCAACAATGCCTTGTCCCTGACCATCGGCAAGGACGGCACCGTGTCCGTCACCCAGCCGGCCGCACCTGGCACCAATGTGCAGATCGGCCAATTGCAGTTGGCCAATTTCATCAATCCCAACGGTTTGCAGGCAATCGGCGATAACCTTTACCTGGAAACGGATGCATCCGGCGCGCCGAATATCGGCCAGCCGACGGTCGACGGCCTGGGCAGCATCCTGCAGCAGTACGTCGAGACCTCGAACGTCAATGTTGCCGAGGAGCTGGTGAATATGATCACCACCCAGCGCGCCTACGAAATGAACAGCAAGGCGGTCGAAACATCCGACCAGATGCTCGCCCGCCTGACCCAGCTTTGATGAGACTAGCCATGCGCGCGGCGCGTTTTCTTCGTGGCTTTTTGTCGCCGGGCCGTCCCGGGGCAAAAAGGGCCCCCTCGGTTGGGGGCAGCCCGATTCGCTGGTGCGGCGTGGGGGCTTGCCTGCTGGTTCTGCTGACCGGCGTGGCCGGCTGTGCGCTGGTGCCGCCCGAACCGGTCGTGCTGGGCCCGACCACCGCCGTGCCGCCCCCGCCGCCGGTCCCGACGCCGGCACCGGATGGGTCCATCTACCAGCCGACGGTCTATGGGAACTATCCGCTGTTCGAGGATCGCCGTCCGCGCAACGTGGGGGACGTGGTAACCGTCATGCTGGAGGAAAGGACCGCCGCCGCCAAGAACGTGGCCACCAATACCACCCGCACGTCCAGCACCGACAATTCCATCGCGGCGTCGCCCGGGTTCATGAGCAGCTGGTTCAATGCCAAGCTGGACACCAATACGTCGGGTTCCAACGTCAACAAGGGCGCTGGCGACAGTACCGCCAACAACACGTTCACGGGTGTCCTGACGACCACCGTGGTCGGCGTGCTGCCCAACGGCAACCTGCAGGTCGCGGGGGAAAAACAGATCGCCATCAACCGGGGCAGCGAATACATCCGCTTTTCCGGCGTGGTGGACCCGCGTTCCGTGACGGGCGCGAATACCGTGTCCTCCACCCAGGTCGCCGATGCGCGCATCGAATACCGCAGCAAGGGCGTGATGGACGAGGTCCAGACGATGGGCTGGCTGCAGCGCTTTTTCCTGATCGCCAATCCGTTCTGATATGACTGAAGCCCACCCCCGAAGCGCTGCGCGCTTCCCCCTCAAGGGGGCGACGCTGGCGGACCGGCGGAGCCGGATCCGCGGCGTCCCCGGTCTGGCCATACCTGTTTCTTGCGACGCGGGTGCCGTGATGGGGAGCCAGCCCCGAAGTGCTGCGCGCTTGCCGATCGGGGCATCCCGGTTGTGCGGCGCGTGGGGAGCCATGCCAATATGACGTATCTCACAGCCTATTTGATCCCGATCCGCCGCCTGGCGGGCGTGCTGCTGGCGGTCGTGCTGGTGGCAACGGCCGGCGCCGCGCATGCGGAGCGCCTGAAGGATCTGGCCTCCATCCAGGGCGTGCGTGGCAACCAGCTGATCGGCTATGGCCTGGTCGTGGGCCTGGACGGCACCGGCGACCAGGTACGCCAGGCGCCGTTCACGCAGCAAAGCGTCACCAACATGCTGTCGCAGTTGGGCGTGACCATGCCCAACAACAGCAATATGCAGTTGAAGAACGTCGCGGCGGTCATGGTTACCATGAACCTGCCGGCCTTTTCGCGGCCGGGGCAGACCCTCGATGTTGTCGTGTCGTCCATGGGCAATGCCAAGAGCCTGCGCGGGGGCACCCTGCTGCTGACCCCGATGAAAGGCGCGGACGGACAGGTCTACGCGCTGGCCCAGGGCAACATCCTGGTCGGCGGCGCGGGCGCTTCCGCGGGAGGCTCCAGCGTACAGATCAACCAGCTGAACGGCGGCCGGATCAGCAATGGCGCCGTGGTCGAGCGCGGCGTGCCGACGACCTTCGCGCGCAACGGCAACCTGTTCCTGGAATTGAACGAACTGGATTTCGGCACGGCGCAGAACGTCGTCACGGCCTTGAACCGGCATTTCGGCGGCGCGGTCTCCCAGGTCATCGACGGCAGGACGGTGCGGGTACAGGCGCCGACCGATCCCGCCGCCCAGGCAGCCTTCATTTCGCAATTGGAGAACCTGCAGGTCACGCGGGCGCCGGCCTCCGCCAAGGTCATCGTCAATGCCCGTACCGGTTCCGTGGTCATGAACCGCACCGTCATGCTCGAGGAATCCGCCGTCGCCCACGGGAACCTGTCGGTGGTGGTGAACCAGACCAACGCCGTGTCGCAGCCGAACACGCCGTTCGGTGGCGGCCAGACGGTGGTGGTGCCGAATACCCAGATCGACGTCCGCCAGGAAAACGGTTCGCTGCAGCACGTGCGCACCAGCGCCAACCTGGCCGATGTGGTCCGCGCGCTGAATGCGCTGGGCGCGACGCCGCAGGATCTGCTGGCCATCCTCCAGGCCATGCAGACCGCCGGCGCGCTGCGCGCCGAGCTGGAGATCATCTAAGCCATGGCTCTGGGCTCATCCCTTACCACGGGCGCCGGCCAGCCTTCGATTTTCGATTTCGGCTCGCTGTCCAGCCTGCATCACGACGTGACGAGCCAGCCGGCCTCGGCGGAGAAACAGGCCGAGGTCGCGCGCCAGTTCGAGGCCGTATATATCCAGATGCTGCTCAAGCAGATGCGGCAGGCCACTATGAAAAGCGGCCTGTTCGATTCGAACGAGTCGCAGATGGTGCAGTCGATGGCGGACGAGCAGTTGGCCCTGCAACTGGCGAATCCCGGCATCGGGCTGGCGCAATCCCTGTTGAAGCAGATGCAGGCGAACCAGCCGGCCGGCGGGGATGGCACCCAGGATGGCGCGCAGGATGGCGGGCAGGCGATGAAGCCGCTGGACCTGGCCGCGCGCACGGTCTCGTCCGGTTCGTCGAACCCCGAAGTCGCGGCGCTGCTGCGGGTGTTGCGCCGGGGCGGGGCCTCGGACCGCGCCCTTGCCGCCTCCGAAGGCGCGCCCGACCACGTGGTGGACTTCGTGGCGCAGATGGCCCCCGCCGCCAAGGCCGCGGAACGCCAGAGCGGCGTGCCGGCCCGGCTGATCCTGGGGCAGGCCGCCCTGGAGTCCGGCTGGGGGCAGCGCGAGATCCGCTATCCCGACGGCCGCACCAGCTACAACCTGTTCGGCATCAAGGCCGGCGATAGCTGGAAGGGCAAGACGGTCAATGTGCTGACCACCGAATACGAGAACGGCTCGCCCCGCAAGGTCGTGCAGGCTTTCCGGGCCTATAACTCCTATCAGGAGTCCTTCGCCGATTACGCCCGCCTGGTCGGCAGCAATCCCCGATACGACGCGGTGGCCGACGCCCGCGACGAGATCGATGCGGCGCGCCGCATCCAGGCGGCCGGCTATGCCACCGATCCGCGCTATGCCGACAAGCTGATCGGCGTCATGGGTCAGCTGCAGGGTGCGGCGGCCCGCGGCAGGGCGCCGGACGGCACTTCCTTCGGCGGCCAGGCGGAGCTATCGGGGACGGACTTCGAAGGCGCGGGGGATCCCTAGGGCCGGGCGGCGATGCGCCCGGATATCACCTTGGATTTCATTAAGTTTCGTCGACCTTTGCCGTTAAGCCAATATCCAGACGTTTGAACACGGTTAATCGAGAGGCATCCCCACCATGAGTTTGTACAGCCTGGGCCTGAGCGGTCTGAACGCGGCGCAAGCGGGGTTAACCACCACCGGCCATAACATCGACAACTCCACGACCGACGGCTATAACCGCCAGCGCGTCCTGACGTCGACGGCCGGCGCGACGGCGACGGCGGCGGGCTTTTATGGGCGCGGCGTGCAGGTCGATACGGTCCAGCGCCAATACGACAGCTTTCTCTACAAGCAGTTGGTGGGGTCGCAGAGCTCCAGTTCGTCGTATTCGACCTACCTGGACCAGGTGAGTCAGATCGACAACATGATGGGCAACGAAACGGTGGGCATTTCGCCCGCCCTGGCGGATTTCTTCGCCAGCGTGAATGCCGTGGCCAGCAATCCGGCCGACGCGGCGACGCGCCAGGATCTGATCGGCAAAGGCCAGGCCCTGGTGTCGCAAATCAATTCCGCCTACCAGGACCTGCAGACCCAGCGTGACGGCGTGAACCAGCAGATCAGCCAGGCGGTCAATTCCGTCAACGGCTACCTGAACCAGATCAACAAGTTGAACCAGGAGATCGTCATCGCCCGTGGCCAGGGCAACGGCAATGCTCCCAACGACCTGCTGGACCAACGCGACCAGTTGCTATCGCAACTGTCGCAGACGGTGGGCATCCGTTACACGACCCAGGGCGACACGGTCAATATTTCGCTGGAATCGGGGCAGGCGCTGTTGTCGGGCAACACGGTCTACTCGCTGCAGGCCGTGCCCTCGGCGGCCGATCCCTCGCGCACCGTTGTCGCGTACAACCTGCCGTCCGGACCGAACGGCGCGACCACGCCGGTCGAGCTGAGCGACGCCAAGCTGACCAACGGCACGCTGGGCGGCCTGCTGCAGTTCCGCACGAAGGCCCTGGATGTGTTCCAGAACCAGCTGGGCCAGATGGCCGCGGGGCTGGCCGTGACGTTCAACACGCTGCACCAGCAGGGGATAGACCTGCAGGGCAACGCGGGCGGCGATTTCTTTTCGCTGGCGTCGCCCACGGCCCTGACGGGCGCCAAGAACACCGGCTCGGGCTCGCTGACGGCGGACTACACCGACGCCAGCCAGCTGACGGCCAGCGATTACAAGATCACCTTCGACGGCACGAACTACACGGTGACGCGGCTGTCGGACAACACCGCCGTGACCGCCACGCCGACGGGCACGCCGCCCACGTCGCTGGCTTTCGACGGACTGACGGTGAACATCGCCGGCACGCCGGCGGCCGGCGACACCTGGACGCTGCAGCCGACCCGCAACGCCGCGCGCGACCTGGGCATGGCGATTACCGACCCGTCGAGGATCGCGGCGTCCAGCACGACCAATCCAGGCTCCGCCAACGGCGACAACGCCCTGGCGCTGGCGCAACTGCAGACCACGCGCAACCTGTCGGGCAATTCGCTCAGCGTGACCGATCTGTTCTCGCAGATCGTCAACAACGTCGGCCAGCAGACGGCCGATGCCAAGGCCAACGACAAGGCGCAGAGCGCGGTGGTGTCCCAGCGCACGGCGAATAACGCTTCGGTTTCCGGCGTGAACCTGAACGAAGAGTACGTGAATCTTTCGCAGTACCAGGAGCAGTACCAGGCGGCCGCCAAGATCATCGATGTCGCCAGTACGGTGTTCGATGCCTTGCTGGGCCTGAAGTAAGCATGTTCATCCGTTTCAAGATTAAGCGTCATCCGGAGTAACACAGCATGATCCGCCTGAGCACCTCCACGATCTACCAGAGTGGCCTGAACGGCATTCTGAAGAACGAGTCGGACGTCAATTACCTGCAGCAGCAGCTCAGTTCGGGCCGCAGCGTGGTGACACCTTCCGACAACCCGCTGGCAGCAGGGCAGGCGATCACGGCCTACCAGAACTTGAACATCACGCAGACGTACGGCAGCAATCGCGACGCCGCCAATCGTTCGCTGGGCAACGAGTCCAACACCTTGTCCACCGTGGTGTCGACGCTGACCGACGTGCTGACGCGCGTGGTGCAGGCGGGCAACGGCACGCTGGCCGATCAGGACCGCAACACGCTGGCCACGGTGCTGGAGCAATCGCGCGATGCCTTGTTCGCCCTGGCCAATACCACGGATGGCAACGGCCAGTACCTGTTCTCGGGCACCGCCGGCAATGCCGCCGCCTATGTGAAGGACCCGGTCACCGGCGCGATCACCTATAACGGCAATAGCGGCCAGCGGCTGGTACAGGTAGAGCAAAGCCGTCAGATGAACGTGTCCGACGTCGGCTCGGACATCTTCAACCGCGTATCGCCCGGCACGACGACGTATATCGCGTCCGCGGGCGCGGCGAACGCCGGTACGGCGACGTTCGCCGCGCCGAGTATCGCCCCCGGCGGCGGCTCGGGAAATAACTTCCAGATCGATTTCGCCAAGGACCCGACGACCGGCGCCGTCACCTATACGGTCACGACGACCGACGCGTCGACCGGCACGACCACGACCAGCGCCCCGGCCGCCTTCAACCCGGGTGATGCGATCGATACGGGAGGCGGCGTGACCATGGTGGTCAACGGCGATCCCGCGGACGGCGACAGCTTCACGATCAATACGGCCCAGACCTCCAACGTGGACATGTTCGCCACGCTGGGGTCGCTTATCACCGCGCTGAAGGATCCGGCGCAGAACGACCAGGCGGCACAATCCAAGCTGGTGAACCTGCTGGCGACCGCCAATAAGTCCCTGTCGATCAACCTGGACAACGTGTCGACGGTCCAGGCCTCCGTGGGGG
Above is a genomic segment from Bordetella genomosp. 11 containing:
- the flgL gene encoding flagellar hook-associated protein FlgL, producing MIRLSTSTIYQSGLNGILKNESDVNYLQQQLSSGRSVVTPSDNPLAAGQAITAYQNLNITQTYGSNRDAANRSLGNESNTLSTVVSTLTDVLTRVVQAGNGTLADQDRNTLATVLEQSRDALFALANTTDGNGQYLFSGTAGNAAAYVKDPVTGAITYNGNSGQRLVQVEQSRQMNVSDVGSDIFNRVSPGTTTYIASAGAANAGTATFAAPSIAPGGGSGNNFQIDFAKDPTTGAVTYTVTTTDASTGTTTTSAPAAFNPGDAIDTGGGVTMVVNGDPADGDSFTINTAQTSNVDMFATLGSLITALKDPAQNDQAAQSKLVNLLATANKSLSINLDNVSTVQASVGARQNELDALDTTGTQRSLTDNQTLTDLTQINYYDVISKMSMRQLSLQASMSAFSAVKGTSLFSMNK
- the flgG gene encoding flagellar basal-body rod protein FlgG, translating into MLRSLWIAKTGLEGQQTSLDVISNNLANVNTNGFKRGRAVFQDLMYQTLRQPGAQVGDANQLPSGLQLGTGTRVAATERLHTEGNLTNTSDPMDIAIQGQGFLNVQLPDGTDAYTRDGALQVDQNGQLTTAGGLVIQPPINVPNNALSLTIGKDGTVSVTQPAAPGTNVQIGQLQLANFINPNGLQAIGDNLYLETDASGAPNIGQPTVDGLGSILQQYVETSNVNVAEELVNMITTQRAYEMNSKAVETSDQMLARLTQL
- the flgJ gene encoding flagellar assembly peptidoglycan hydrolase FlgJ; its protein translation is MALGSSLTTGAGQPSIFDFGSLSSLHHDVTSQPASAEKQAEVARQFEAVYIQMLLKQMRQATMKSGLFDSNESQMVQSMADEQLALQLANPGIGLAQSLLKQMQANQPAGGDGTQDGAQDGGQAMKPLDLAARTVSSGSSNPEVAALLRVLRRGGASDRALAASEGAPDHVVDFVAQMAPAAKAAERQSGVPARLILGQAALESGWGQREIRYPDGRTSYNLFGIKAGDSWKGKTVNVLTTEYENGSPRKVVQAFRAYNSYQESFADYARLVGSNPRYDAVADARDEIDAARRIQAAGYATDPRYADKLIGVMGQLQGAAARGRAPDGTSFGGQAELSGTDFEGAGDP
- a CDS encoding flagellar basal body P-ring protein FlgI, with amino-acid sequence MTYLTAYLIPIRRLAGVLLAVVLVATAGAAHAERLKDLASIQGVRGNQLIGYGLVVGLDGTGDQVRQAPFTQQSVTNMLSQLGVTMPNNSNMQLKNVAAVMVTMNLPAFSRPGQTLDVVVSSMGNAKSLRGGTLLLTPMKGADGQVYALAQGNILVGGAGASAGGSSVQINQLNGGRISNGAVVERGVPTTFARNGNLFLELNELDFGTAQNVVTALNRHFGGAVSQVIDGRTVRVQAPTDPAAQAAFISQLENLQVTRAPASAKVIVNARTGSVVMNRTVMLEESAVAHGNLSVVVNQTNAVSQPNTPFGGGQTVVVPNTQIDVRQENGSLQHVRTSANLADVVRALNALGATPQDLLAILQAMQTAGALRAELEII
- a CDS encoding flagellar basal body L-ring protein FlgH; protein product: MGACLLVLLTGVAGCALVPPEPVVLGPTTAVPPPPPVPTPAPDGSIYQPTVYGNYPLFEDRRPRNVGDVVTVMLEERTAAAKNVATNTTRTSSTDNSIAASPGFMSSWFNAKLDTNTSGSNVNKGAGDSTANNTFTGVLTTTVVGVLPNGNLQVAGEKQIAINRGSEYIRFSGVVDPRSVTGANTVSSTQVADARIEYRSKGVMDEVQTMGWLQRFFLIANPF
- a CDS encoding flagellar basal body rod protein FlgF; this encodes MDRVIYTAMNGAVRINEQQAVLTNNMANVNTPGFRAQMSMYRSVPVNDGTSLPTRVSTVAATPRNDFTPGVMDATGRDLDVAVTGDGWIAVQTPQGEAYTRAGDLQVGVNGLLQTAQGMPVLSNQNGPIDVPPNATLTIATDGTITAIGAGDPPNTILNLGTIKLVSPPLASLVHGDDGVFRRVAANGQPAPPMPADPTLRVMPGVLEGSNANAASSMVGMIENSRRFEMQMQVIRDAQTNEDKANSLLSVG
- the flgE gene encoding flagellar hook protein FlgE, yielding MGFGQGLSGLDAASQNLDVIGNNIANANTVGFKAATATFADIYATSRVGLGVKVASIDQRFTVGNITSTGGQYDLAIDGANGFFRLVDASGSISYSRNGQFGIDKNNNIVNAAGQQLTGYGPGGVGTAPIPLTLPTANIAPAATTSSGFTANLNANAAVIDPTATPFDPTNTATYTDSQPMTVYDSLGNSHQLTTYFAKRAGTGGPPATTSVYDVYYTLDGQAMAPTTATAATPPVWGGATQLTFDSSGRLTNTPPTVNLSFATPGGAGSPAAAMAITMDYTGTSQFGGDFKADFTPNGNTTGEFTNITFGKDGSIVANYSNGKTQSVGTVALANFNNVNGLQPIGDNNWSETSESGQAVLGQPGTNGLATLQGQAVEESNVNLSTELVNMIVAQRTYQANTNTIKTQDQVLQSLLAIQ
- the flgK gene encoding flagellar hook-associated protein FlgK: MSLYSLGLSGLNAAQAGLTTTGHNIDNSTTDGYNRQRVLTSTAGATATAAGFYGRGVQVDTVQRQYDSFLYKQLVGSQSSSSSYSTYLDQVSQIDNMMGNETVGISPALADFFASVNAVASNPADAATRQDLIGKGQALVSQINSAYQDLQTQRDGVNQQISQAVNSVNGYLNQINKLNQEIVIARGQGNGNAPNDLLDQRDQLLSQLSQTVGIRYTTQGDTVNISLESGQALLSGNTVYSLQAVPSAADPSRTVVAYNLPSGPNGATTPVELSDAKLTNGTLGGLLQFRTKALDVFQNQLGQMAAGLAVTFNTLHQQGIDLQGNAGGDFFSLASPTALTGAKNTGSGSLTADYTDASQLTASDYKITFDGTNYTVTRLSDNTAVTATPTGTPPTSLAFDGLTVNIAGTPAAGDTWTLQPTRNAARDLGMAITDPSRIAASSTTNPGSANGDNALALAQLQTTRNLSGNSLSVTDLFSQIVNNVGQQTADAKANDKAQSAVVSQRTANNASVSGVNLNEEYVNLSQYQEQYQAAAKIIDVASTVFDALLGLK